From Pseudomonas poae, the proteins below share one genomic window:
- a CDS encoding DUF6124 family protein encodes MIKPTPNPPVRLFTVADGVSTEDLLVNLSETLASANALSCDLAFNLEGSKREELLGVAQLIELALLLADRVQDGVAQPNATVN; translated from the coding sequence ATGATTAAACCCACCCCAAATCCCCCCGTCCGGCTATTCACCGTAGCCGATGGAGTCAGCACCGAAGACCTGTTGGTCAATCTCAGCGAAACACTCGCCTCGGCCAATGCGCTGAGTTGCGATCTTGCATTTAACCTTGAAGGTTCGAAACGAGAGGAATTGCTGGGCGTTGCACAGTTGATTGAGCTGGCGCTGTTGCTGGCTGATCGAGTGCAGGATGGTGTTGCACAACCGAACGCCACGGTGAATTAA